Genomic DNA from Vibrio sp. SNU_ST1:
GGCCCATTCAACAAGGTGGCGTTCCTATTCTCGGTTGGCATGATTGCCAGCGGTCAAACTCAGTTCATGGGCGCAATGGCGTGTGCTATCCCTGTCGCTCCACTAGGCATGGCTATCGCAACTAGGCTTGGCCGTAAGTTCAACCTATTCGAATCTTCTGAAATCGAAGCGGGGAAAGCAGCAGGTGCGATGGGCTTGGTGGGTATCTCTGAAGGTGCGATTCCTTTCGCGGCTCAAGACCCAATGTCGGTTATCCCTGCCAACGTACTTGGTTCAATGACTGCAGCGGTTATGGCGTTCTCATTCGGCATCACCAACAGCGTTGCTCACGGTGGTCCAGTGGTCGCTCTACTTGGCGCAATGAACTACCCAATGCTCGCACTTCTTTGCATGGCATCAGGTGCAGGTGTGACTGCGGTTACTTGTATCGCGCTTAAAAATCTACGCAAAGCCAAACTAACGACAGCTGCGGCTTAAGCCATTTCAACTCCAATGGCTTGAGCCCTTCGACCCTACTGTTTTTAGTAGCTAATAGTTTTTTAGGAACGAATAGAGCTCAAGCCATGTTTCCCTTCATGGTGATTTCGATGTTTGATTTTTCTTTGACGAACGACTCGTTCGTACAACGCTTTTTCTACCCTATGACCAACGTCATTCAAAACTACGCATGGGGTAGCCCTTCTTCATTCAGCCAACTGTTTGGTATTGATAACCAGTCTGGTGAGCCACAAGCGGAGATATGGATGGGCGCTCACCCGAATGGTTGCTCAATGGTGACCGACAATGGTCAGCAAACCACGTTGTCGAACTTGATTTCTAAGAATCTAAACCTATTTCTAAGCGAGAAAGTCGCGAGTCGTTTTGGCGAGCTACCATACCTTTTTAAGGTGTTAGCGGCGGAGAAAGCACTCTCTGTTCAGGTACATCCGAACAAACAACAAGCAGAATCTGGCTATGCTCTAGAAGAGCAGCTAGGCATTCCAATGACCGCGGGCAACCGTAATTACAAGGATGCCAATCACAAGCCAGAACTGGTGTATGCCCTAACCGACTACACGGCGATGAATGGCTTTAGATCAATCAGCGAGATCCTTGAGCACTTCCACTACCTCGATATTCCAGAGTTACATTCGATGGTTAACGATCTCGCGGGCGATCAAACTCCCAATGGCTTAGCTTGCTTTTTTGCGAGCTTGTTGTCTTTGGAAGGTGAACAAAAAGGCATGGCGCTTACCATGTTGATCATGAAGGCCAAGCTTTCAGGTACACCTGTGTTCCAATTGATTTCAGAACTGGAAGATCAATACCCAGGTGATGTAGGCCTGTTTGCCCCGCTGCTATTGAATGTGATAACCCTAAAGCCAGGGCAAGCCATGTATCTGGATGCCGAAACACCTCACGCTTACATCAAGGGGACAGGCTTAGAAATCATGGCGAACTCCGATAATGTGTTGCGCGCAGGATTGACGCCTAAATACATGGACGTGAATGAGCTGGTCTCTTGTACTCAATTCAATGAAAAGCCTGCGGATAAATTACTGCTAAGCCCGATAGAGCAAGGTGATGTGATGGAATACCAAATTCCAGTCGAGGATTTTAAGTTCTCTATCGTGCAGAATTCTCATCAGAGAAAAATCACCACCGAAGG
This window encodes:
- the manA gene encoding mannose-6-phosphate isomerase, class I, producing the protein MFDFSLTNDSFVQRFFYPMTNVIQNYAWGSPSSFSQLFGIDNQSGEPQAEIWMGAHPNGCSMVTDNGQQTTLSNLISKNLNLFLSEKVASRFGELPYLFKVLAAEKALSVQVHPNKQQAESGYALEEQLGIPMTAGNRNYKDANHKPELVYALTDYTAMNGFRSISEILEHFHYLDIPELHSMVNDLAGDQTPNGLACFFASLLSLEGEQKGMALTMLIMKAKLSGTPVFQLISELEDQYPGDVGLFAPLLLNVITLKPGQAMYLDAETPHAYIKGTGLEIMANSDNVLRAGLTPKYMDVNELVSCTQFNEKPADKLLLSPIEQGDVMEYQIPVEDFKFSIVQNSHQRKITTEGAEILLPLDESMVLTHKCGETCVIEKGQSVFIPAYAESYKLDCVGRVARAYS